The DNA region GATCCTGCACCGCGCTGCACCTTCCATCGCGGACGCAGAGCGTCCAGAACGGCATACCGACGCGGAGCGTCGGCACGATAGTTGAGGTTATCGTTCCTCACGCTCCGCGTCGCAATTCTGCGCCGCTCCGTACATCAGGAGCGGATGCAGAGCGTCCAGAACGGCGTCACATCAAATCCCTACCTCAATTAGCGAAACGGCCTACGCTCAACATAAAGTGTTCGGACGTTTGGCATCGTGCTCAGTCCCACAGTCATACACCAGTTGTCGGAGGGGCTTTTCGATGGGTAGAAAACTCGATGCGTGCCTGAGCGCCATCAATGAAGTGGTGTTAGGCAAGGAAGCGCAGGTACGACTGGCCATGACCTGTCTGATCGGCGGCGGGCATTTGCTGATCGAAGATTTGCCGGGCATGGGCAAGACCACCCTCAGTCATGCCCTGGCGAAGATTCTCGGCCTGAGTTATCAGCGCATTCAGTTCACGTCCGATCTGTTGCCCGGCGACATCCTGGGTACGTCGGTGTTTGATCGGGACAGCGGACAATTTACCTTTCATCCGGGGCCGATTTTCGCCGAACTGGTGCTGGCCGATGAAATCAATCGCGCCACGCCAAAAAGCCAGAGCGCGCTGCTGGAAGCTATGGAGGAAGGCCAGGTCTCCATCGAAGGCGCGACCCGTCTGCTGCCCGATCCGTTTTTCGTGATTGCGACCCAGAACCCGTTCAGTTCCGGCGGCACCTTTGCGCTGCCCGAGTCTCAGCTCGACAGATTTCTGATGCGTATTTCCATGGGCTATCCGGCCAGAGCAGCGGAGAAAGCCTTGTTGCTCGGCGAATCGCGTCGCGAACTGTTGCCGCGTCTGCAACCGATTCTGGATCACGCGCTGCTTGGGCAGTTGCAGGCCGAAGCGCGGCAGGTGCGGGCCAGCGATGCGCTGGTTGATTATGTACTGAGGCTGGTGGATGCGACGCGCAGCCAGCCGCAGTTTGCCTACGGGCTGTCGCCCAGAGCGAGCCTGGCAATCCTGGCAGCGGCGCGCGCCTGGGCGATGTTGCTCGGGCGCGACTACGTGATTCCCGAAGACGTGCAGGCTGTGCTGCCTTCGGTGGTCGGCCACCGGCTGCGCGAACGCAGCGATCCGACCGGGCATGGCGGCGGGGCGCTGGTGCAATGGCTGTTGCGCGAGGTGCCGGTCCTTTGATCCAGTCGTTCAGACCGCTCTGGCAACGCTGGCTGGCAAAACGCATTCCACCGGCGTCGCGAATTGCGCTTGATCATCGGCGCATCTTCATCATGCCGACGCGCACCGGCCTGATCTTCATGCTGGTATTGGTGCTCATGCTGCTGGTGGCCATCAACTACCAGAACAGTCTGGCGTATGGGCTGACGTTCCTGCTGATGTCGATCGGTGTGCTGGCCATTCTGCACACCTACCGCAACATCAGCGGTCTGATTCTCAGTGCCGGTATCGCGCGCTCGGTGTTTGTCGGCGAACCGGTGCAACTGCGTCTGCGTCTGGAAAGCGCCGGGCAGGCGCATCATGCACTCGGGTTAGGCTGGACCGCCGCCGCCCTGCAAGCGGGCGATGTAGTGCCACGCGGGCTGACTGATCTGGAACTGAGCCTGCCCGCCGAAAAGCGTGGCTGGCTGCACGCGCCCCGATTACGCATCGAAAGCGTGTTCCCGCTCGGCCTCTTTCGCGCCTGGAGCTGGCTGGACCTGGAGCAGAGCGCCTTGATCTATCCCCGGCCACTGGCGGGAGCGATGCCACTGCTCAAGGGGGTGCAGCCTCACGCTGAAGATAATGGGCAAGCGACCCGCGGCGCTGGCGTCGATGATTATCAGGGCTTGCGCCCTTACCAGCCGGGTGACAACCGCGGTCGTCTGCACTGGAAGGCGTATTCCCGAGGCCAAGGCCTGTTGGTCAAGGATTTCACCGACCTGAGCGGCCATGACCTGTGTCTGGATTTCATGGCGCTGGGCGGTGATATCGAGGAACGGCTTTCGCGCCTGTGTTACTGGGTGCTGGAGCTGTCGCAACGGCGCCAGCCATTTGCCTTGCGTCTGCCGGGTTTTCTGTCGACGGTGGACAGTGGCGATGCGCACCGCGAAGCCTGCCTGCGCGCACTGGCGCTGTACGGTCGCCGATCGTGAGCGGCAACCTCGTGGTGAGCTCGCCGATCCCGCGCGTCAGCCTCACCTGGCTATTACTGGCCCAGGCACTGGTGGTGGTGCCATTCGCGCTGCATGTGCCGGTCTCGATCATGCTGCTGTGGCTGGGCTGCACGTTCTGGCGGGTTCAGGTGTTCCGCATGCGTGCCCGTTTGCCGGGCAACTGGGTCAAGGCCGGGTTGCTGGTGGGCACCGCCGGTGGCGTTTACCTGGCACGTGGCAGCCTGGTCGGGCTGGACGCGGGCGCTGCGCTGCTGGTGGCGGCCTTCGTCCTGAAAATGCTGGAAATGAATAACCGCCGGGATGCACGGGTGCTGATCTTTCTCGGTTTCTTTTGCGTCGCCGTCGGTTACCTGTTTGAAGACAACCTGTTGTGGGCGCTTTTCAGCCTGCTGCCTGTCGCTGCGCTGCTGGCGGCGTTGATCGGGCTGCAACAGTCGGATCTGGCGGGTAAAGCATCAGACACGCTCAAACTGGCCTTCAAGCTGATGGCGCAGGCAGTGCCGCTGATGCTGCTGTTGTTTCTGTTCTTTCCGCGTCTGGACCCGCTCTGGTCGTTGCCGCAGCCTAGCAACAAGGGCGTGACCGGTCTGTCCGACAACATGGCACCGGGCGACATGGCCGAGCTGAGCAAATCCCCCGCACTGGTATTTCGTGCCAGTTTCGATGGCCCGATACCCGCCCGCAATCAGCTGTACTGGCGCGGGCTGACGCTGGAGCAGTTCGACGGCCGTCGCTGGTCGCAGTCGGCACGGGCGCAGACGGTGCAGATTCCGCAGTGGGAAAAGCGCGGCGATCCGCTGGCCTACAGCATCGTCATGGAAGCCAGCGGTCGACCTTGGTTACCGAGCCTCGACATCGCCGAGACCAACCTGCCGGAAGTGCGCCAGATGAGCGACTTCCGCTTGCAGCGCAGGCGGCCGGTCGAGCAGTCGTTGCTGTATGCCGTTCATTCCTGGCCGCAGAGTATTCGGGACCCGCAATCCAGCGAGCAGATCCAGCGTCAGGACCTGCAACTG from Pseudomonas syringae includes:
- a CDS encoding AAA family ATPase, producing MGRKLDACLSAINEVVLGKEAQVRLAMTCLIGGGHLLIEDLPGMGKTTLSHALAKILGLSYQRIQFTSDLLPGDILGTSVFDRDSGQFTFHPGPIFAELVLADEINRATPKSQSALLEAMEEGQVSIEGATRLLPDPFFVIATQNPFSSGGTFALPESQLDRFLMRISMGYPARAAEKALLLGESRRELLPRLQPILDHALLGQLQAEARQVRASDALVDYVLRLVDATRSQPQFAYGLSPRASLAILAAARAWAMLLGRDYVIPEDVQAVLPSVVGHRLRERSDPTGHGGGALVQWLLREVPVL
- a CDS encoding transglutaminase TgpA family protein, whose product is MSGNLVVSSPIPRVSLTWLLLAQALVVVPFALHVPVSIMLLWLGCTFWRVQVFRMRARLPGNWVKAGLLVGTAGGVYLARGSLVGLDAGAALLVAAFVLKMLEMNNRRDARVLIFLGFFCVAVGYLFEDNLLWALFSLLPVAALLAALIGLQQSDLAGKASDTLKLAFKLMAQAVPLMLLLFLFFPRLDPLWSLPQPSNKGVTGLSDNMAPGDMAELSKSPALVFRASFDGPIPARNQLYWRGLTLEQFDGRRWSQSARAQTVQIPQWEKRGDPLAYSIVMEASGRPWLPSLDIAETNLPEVRQMSDFRLQRRRPVEQSLLYAVHSWPQSIRDPQSSEQIQRQDLQLPAKGNAQARQWADELRRRYARPEDLVAAMLAYFSDQPFHYTLKPTTLGTDSIDEFLFASRQGFCAHYAGAMTFVLRAAGIPARVVAGYQGGELNPDGQYLTVRQFDAHAWVEYWQPGIGWRSADPTAAVAPQRIEQGLEQALAADEAFLQDSPLSALRYRNVAWINSLRLGWDNLNYGWQRWVLGYQGQQQLQILGRWFSGFQAPVFVTGIVLSLGLVALWLFKPWLRESDSQLRLFNTFERMLARHGLRRMPGEGADAFCQRAVLYFPQHADAIRDFVREFQAQRYAGRLSSPGRLRSSLRVLRRRLPWRLSAVRERHS
- a CDS encoding DUF58 domain-containing protein codes for the protein MAVARGAGPLIQSFRPLWQRWLAKRIPPASRIALDHRRIFIMPTRTGLIFMLVLVLMLLVAINYQNSLAYGLTFLLMSIGVLAILHTYRNISGLILSAGIARSVFVGEPVQLRLRLESAGQAHHALGLGWTAAALQAGDVVPRGLTDLELSLPAEKRGWLHAPRLRIESVFPLGLFRAWSWLDLEQSALIYPRPLAGAMPLLKGVQPHAEDNGQATRGAGVDDYQGLRPYQPGDNRGRLHWKAYSRGQGLLVKDFTDLSGHDLCLDFMALGGDIEERLSRLCYWVLELSQRRQPFALRLPGFLSTVDSGDAHREACLRALALYGRRS